The Metabacillus sediminilitoris genome window below encodes:
- a CDS encoding molybdopterin-dependent oxidoreductase → MKQVFKSSCSLNCWDSCGFEVTVEDGKVIKVDGDKEHPITKGKICGRGRMLETKTNSNERLTAPLKKVNGKFIEVSWKQALDEIADKMRELKKNFGTTSVLHSHDYANNGLLKNLDKRFFNCYGGITNLVGSICWGSGIEAQTWDFGSSNSHAPDDIFHSKHIVIWGRNVARTNMHLFHYLQEAKKRGTSITVIDPIYNATAKIADRYISVKPGMDGFAAIGIMKEIINSHKQDQHFIDNYTVGYQDLLSLLNQINMDDILTKCEISEEEIKYLASIYHNGPTSTFLGLGMQRYANGGNTIRLIDALVAISGNIGIPGGGANFGNLQVGKSFNVDALSLPHLQMTSRQFSMMNQAEGILEAKNPEIKMIFVTCGNPLAQVPNSSKVKQAFESVDTLVVVDHFLTDTAELANYVLPTTTVFEEEDIYYASMYHHVMNYGAQLVEPPGEAKSDLWIWTQLAERLGFAEAFYFSRTQFLEMGLSHLTQYGITLERLKEEKRIALPVQFVPWENKQFLTPSGKFEFTSAFATEKGYEGKPQYLPPKESVLTNPSLAKKYPYQLLSIHPLRSNHSQHYFLIDALKKVRIEVSEDIAKEKNLAENEAVTIYNDRGRLSGTVKIMKRAHPKTINVDEGQWHKFGGSVNLLTPDDQSDNGQGSILFDCLVNIEKTNEN, encoded by the coding sequence ATGAAACAAGTATTTAAATCATCCTGTTCGTTAAACTGTTGGGATAGTTGCGGTTTCGAAGTCACTGTTGAAGATGGGAAAGTGATAAAAGTTGATGGTGATAAAGAGCATCCTATTACCAAAGGGAAAATTTGTGGCCGCGGAAGAATGCTTGAGACAAAGACAAATTCCAATGAACGGTTAACAGCACCGTTAAAAAAAGTGAATGGTAAGTTCATTGAAGTTTCTTGGAAGCAGGCTCTCGACGAAATTGCTGACAAAATGAGAGAGCTTAAGAAAAACTTTGGAACGACCTCTGTCTTACATAGTCATGATTATGCGAATAATGGACTGCTGAAAAATCTTGATAAACGGTTTTTTAATTGTTATGGCGGAATTACAAATTTAGTCGGCAGCATTTGCTGGGGGTCTGGAATTGAAGCCCAAACATGGGATTTTGGCAGCTCAAATAGCCATGCACCAGATGATATTTTTCATAGTAAGCATATAGTCATCTGGGGCAGAAATGTCGCTAGAACGAATATGCACTTATTTCATTATTTACAAGAGGCGAAAAAAAGAGGAACAAGTATAACAGTCATTGATCCTATTTATAACGCTACTGCTAAAATAGCTGATCGCTATATATCCGTTAAGCCAGGAATGGATGGATTTGCAGCAATTGGTATTATGAAGGAAATAATAAATAGTCATAAACAAGATCAACATTTTATTGATAACTACACAGTAGGCTATCAAGATCTTTTATCATTACTAAATCAGATAAATATGGATGACATCCTGACCAAGTGTGAGATCTCAGAAGAGGAGATAAAGTATTTAGCTTCTATTTATCATAATGGACCCACCTCTACCTTTTTAGGACTTGGTATGCAGAGGTATGCGAATGGCGGAAATACGATTCGATTAATTGATGCTCTCGTTGCAATTAGCGGAAATATAGGTATTCCAGGTGGCGGTGCCAATTTTGGAAATCTGCAGGTCGGGAAAAGTTTTAATGTAGATGCTCTTTCTTTGCCGCATTTACAAATGACATCAAGACAATTTTCAATGATGAACCAGGCTGAGGGGATTTTAGAGGCGAAAAATCCAGAGATTAAAATGATTTTTGTTACTTGTGGGAATCCACTTGCACAGGTCCCGAATTCTTCTAAGGTGAAGCAAGCATTTGAATCTGTCGATACACTTGTTGTTGTTGATCACTTTTTAACAGATACTGCTGAATTAGCTAATTATGTCCTTCCAACGACAACAGTATTTGAAGAAGAAGATATTTATTATGCATCAATGTATCATCATGTGATGAATTATGGAGCACAGCTTGTTGAACCGCCTGGAGAAGCAAAATCTGATTTATGGATATGGACTCAATTAGCAGAACGATTAGGTTTTGCAGAAGCATTTTACTTTTCGCGAACGCAGTTTTTAGAAATGGGACTTTCCCATTTAACACAATATGGAATTACTCTCGAACGCCTTAAAGAAGAAAAGCGGATCGCTCTGCCAGTTCAATTTGTTCCATGGGAAAATAAACAGTTTTTAACACCTAGTGGAAAATTTGAATTTACTTCTGCATTTGCTACTGAAAAAGGGTATGAGGGTAAGCCGCAGTACTTGCCGCCAAAAGAATCTGTTTTGACAAATCCTTCATTAGCAAAGAAATATCCATACCAACTATTGTCCATACATCCTTTAAGATCAAATCATTCTCAGCACTATTTCCTTATCGATGCTTTAAAGAAGGTTAGAATTGAAGTATCTGAAGATATCGCTAAAGAGAAAAATTTAGCAGAAAATGAAGCTGTCACAATTTATAATGATCGAGGAAGGCTGTCTGGGACAGTGAAGATTATGAAAAGAGCCCATCCTAAAACGATTAATGTTGATGAAGGACAATGGCATAAGTTTGGTGGTTCGGTTAATTTACTTACACCTGATGATCAATCAGATAATGGTCAAGGCAGTATTTTATTCGATTGTTTAGTCAACATTGAGAAAACAAATGAAAACTAA
- a CDS encoding DUF951 domain-containing protein — MIEKEYGLNDVVEMKKQHPCGTNRWKIIRMGMDIRIKCEGCDHSVLIPRKEFSRKMKKILVKHEETSE, encoded by the coding sequence ATGATTGAAAAGGAATACGGTTTAAATGATGTTGTTGAAATGAAAAAACAACACCCTTGCGGAACAAACCGCTGGAAAATTATCCGTATGGGAATGGATATAAGAATTAAGTGTGAGGGATGTGACCATAGTGTGTTAATCCCTCGCAAGGAATTTTCCCGCAAGATGAAAAAGATACTTGTTAAACACGAAGAAACAAGTGAATAG
- a CDS encoding mechanosensitive ion channel family protein, whose translation MKILEDMWNQAYEYITNVELWINLGQGLLKIFLIMFISTIFIRIGKLAIGKIFFFRGKSPLRISERRENTLAKLLENILTYVVYFIAIVMVLEAMTINVGALLAGAGIVGLAVGFGAQSLVKDIITGFFIIFEDQFSVGDHIRVASFEGTVEEIGLRTTKIKNWTGELHILPNGSITEVTNFSIHNSMAVVDISISYETDIPEAERIVQELLNEVADKYEEIVTPPELLGIQNLAASEVILRVVCEVQPMSHFKISRLLRKDIKLRLDEHGIEIPYPKMVMYNRKEQVG comes from the coding sequence TTGAAAATACTTGAAGATATGTGGAATCAAGCTTATGAGTACATCACAAATGTTGAATTATGGATTAATTTAGGACAAGGGTTATTAAAAATCTTTTTGATTATGTTTATTTCAACAATCTTTATTCGAATTGGTAAACTTGCTATTGGGAAGATCTTTTTCTTCCGCGGAAAATCACCTCTGCGTATTTCAGAAAGAAGGGAAAATACGCTTGCAAAGCTATTGGAAAATATCTTAACGTACGTCGTCTACTTTATAGCTATTGTTATGGTTTTAGAGGCAATGACCATTAATGTGGGGGCATTGCTTGCAGGTGCTGGAATCGTAGGACTTGCAGTAGGGTTTGGAGCACAAAGTTTGGTGAAGGATATCATTACAGGATTTTTCATTATTTTTGAAGATCAGTTCTCTGTAGGGGACCATATACGAGTTGCTTCTTTCGAAGGGACTGTGGAAGAAATTGGTCTAAGGACAACAAAGATTAAAAATTGGACAGGCGAGCTGCATATATTACCAAATGGCAGTATTACTGAAGTAACGAACTTCTCTATTCATAATAGTATGGCTGTTGTTGATATTAGTATCTCATATGAAACAGATATACCAGAAGCAGAACGTATCGTCCAGGAATTACTCAACGAGGTTGCAGATAAATACGAGGAAATTGTTACTCCTCCTGAATTACTTGGTATTCAAAACTTAGCGGCATCAGAGGTTATTTTACGCGTTGTTTGTGAAGTACAACCAATGAGTCATTTTAAAATTTCACGATTGCTGCGAAAAGATATTAAACTGCGTTTAGATGAACACGGAATTGAAATACCATATCCAAAAATGGTGATGTACAACAGAAAAGAACAAGTTGGGTAA
- a CDS encoding YkvI family membrane protein, translating into MFLILGTIIGAGYASGRELWQFFGFESGLAIAIFTVIFIIAVYVIMKISYEEKSNHFFPVLERLIGKKLSYVYDVLIILYLFSTTVVMLAGGGATLEAFSVPYWGGIIIISVLVVLLFFSDTNGIIRLNAVIIPLLIVGLCYALLSFNFSSHHSWVVDLTKQYNWPAAFTFTSLNILPLIAVLSAIGKEIKSLKEAKVASIGSGILLGAISFIYNESLVQMADYLTEYEIPLFAILNGSPFAVFLFMSIMLWFAIYTTAVSGIFGLASRFKHMTNLPFWFMACVLILLMIPFTRFGFANLVAILYPIYGLINLYLLMTILLFPLLDRFKTR; encoded by the coding sequence ATGTTTTTAATCTTAGGTACAATTATTGGAGCAGGTTATGCATCAGGTAGGGAATTATGGCAATTTTTTGGGTTTGAAAGCGGACTGGCTATTGCTATTTTCACTGTGATTTTTATTATAGCTGTATATGTCATTATGAAAATAAGTTATGAAGAGAAATCGAATCATTTTTTCCCTGTGTTAGAGAGGTTAATTGGCAAAAAACTTTCATATGTATATGATGTTTTAATTATCTTGTATTTATTTAGTACAACAGTTGTCATGTTAGCAGGTGGTGGGGCTACACTTGAGGCATTTTCCGTCCCTTATTGGGGAGGGATCATCATTATTTCCGTTCTAGTCGTGCTTCTCTTTTTTAGTGATACAAATGGAATTATTAGACTTAATGCAGTGATCATTCCACTACTAATCGTAGGTTTGTGTTATGCTTTATTGTCATTTAATTTCTCAAGTCATCATTCTTGGGTTGTCGATTTGACAAAGCAATATAATTGGCCGGCCGCCTTTACCTTTACATCGTTAAATATTTTACCCTTAATTGCGGTTCTATCCGCAATTGGCAAGGAAATAAAGAGCCTGAAAGAAGCAAAAGTCGCTAGTATAGGAAGCGGTATTTTGTTAGGTGCGATTTCTTTTATTTACAATGAATCATTGGTGCAAATGGCAGATTATCTTACTGAATATGAAATTCCATTGTTTGCAATTTTAAATGGATCACCATTTGCGGTATTCTTATTTATGTCGATTATGCTTTGGTTTGCCATATATACGACAGCGGTTTCTGGAATATTTGGACTAGCATCAAGATTCAAGCACATGACAAACTTACCATTTTGGTTTATGGCATGCGTCTTAATCTTACTAATGATTCCCTTTACAAGATTTGGCTTTGCAAACCTTGTTGCCATTTTATACCCAATTTACGGATTGATTAATCTATATCTGCTTATGACCATCCTGCTTTTTCCATTATTAGATCGCTTTAAAACTCGGTAA
- the yyaC gene encoding spore protease YyaC, with amino-acid sequence MNLKSGLFHSSKIQERIYYEDEQAIQHLANMIIENMPKLNIKPIVIVCIGTDRSTGDCLGPLIGFNIKDELSHFHVYGTLKDPVHAVNLEETMKFIKEKHRNPFIIAIDACLGRFKSVGYIQVAEGAIKPGAGVNKELPAVGNMHITGIVNVSGFMEFLVLQNTRLHLVMNMATIISKGVIEAEKKYIEKRQSFRKDWLKDDQDSAIH; translated from the coding sequence ATGAATCTAAAATCAGGACTTTTTCATTCATCTAAAATACAAGAACGAATTTATTATGAAGATGAACAAGCAATCCAGCACTTAGCAAATATGATTATTGAAAACATGCCAAAACTAAATATTAAACCAATTGTCATTGTATGCATTGGAACAGATCGTTCAACAGGAGATTGTTTAGGTCCTTTAATAGGTTTTAATATAAAAGATGAATTATCACACTTCCATGTATATGGTACGTTGAAAGATCCTGTACACGCAGTTAATTTAGAAGAAACAATGAAATTTATTAAAGAGAAACACCGTAATCCTTTTATTATTGCTATTGATGCATGCTTAGGGAGATTTAAAAGCGTCGGTTATATCCAAGTTGCTGAAGGAGCCATTAAGCCTGGTGCTGGTGTAAATAAGGAACTTCCTGCTGTAGGTAATATGCATATTACAGGAATCGTAAATGTTAGTGGTTTTATGGAGTTTTTAGTTTTACAGAATACTCGCCTGCACCTTGTTATGAATATGGCTACGATTATTTCAAAAGGAGTAATTGAAGCAGAAAAAAAATATATAGAAAAACGACAATCCTTTCGAAAAGATTGGTTAAAGGATGACCAAGATTCTGCTATACACTAA
- a CDS encoding DUF554 domain-containing protein, whose product MVLFGSAVNAVGIIIGTIIGLLLRKIPEQMKQTVMSAIGLAVVVLGLDMALSSDNFFIVIISLIVGTVIGELLRLEDGLQQIGHMLERKLGRSQSGNITQGFVTATLIFVVGAMAIVGALDSGLRQDHAILLTKSMIDGFTSIVLASTLGVGVLLSAIPVFLYQGGIAIFANVIHQFLSDSLLELLIAELTATGGVLIFGIGINMLGIKQIRVANLLPSIIVVTIIVLVQYHY is encoded by the coding sequence TTGGTTTTATTTGGAAGTGCTGTGAATGCAGTAGGAATCATTATAGGTACAATTATTGGTTTACTGCTTAGGAAAATACCTGAGCAAATGAAACAAACAGTCATGTCTGCAATAGGTCTTGCTGTTGTTGTGCTTGGTTTAGATATGGCCTTATCGAGTGATAATTTTTTTATTGTGATAATTAGTTTGATAGTAGGTACTGTAATTGGTGAGTTACTTCGTCTAGAGGATGGTTTACAGCAAATTGGTCATATGCTTGAACGTAAACTCGGTCGGTCTCAAAGCGGAAATATAACACAAGGTTTTGTTACCGCAACATTAATTTTCGTCGTTGGTGCAATGGCTATCGTGGGTGCTCTTGATAGTGGATTAAGGCAGGATCATGCTATTCTTTTAACAAAATCAATGATTGACGGCTTTACGAGCATTGTGTTAGCAAGCACACTTGGAGTCGGGGTATTATTATCAGCAATACCTGTATTTTTATACCAAGGTGGTATTGCAATATTTGCGAATGTTATTCATCAATTTCTGTCAGATTCATTGTTGGAGCTATTAATTGCTGAGTTAACTGCAACAGGAGGAGTACTAATTTTTGGAATTGGTATTAACATGCTTGGTATTAAACAAATTCGTGTTGCCAATTTACTACCAAGTATCATCGTTGTTACCATCATTGTTCTAGTGCAATACCATTATTAA